Proteins from a single region of Belliella baltica DSM 15883:
- a CDS encoding DUF6089 family protein, whose protein sequence is MKKVNFSLLVLFMTLGLYGSMSFAELKAQKYEFGGGLGMATYTGDIVRRLDKGNVGIQGTLFGRRNFDNVWSLRAGLSYGRISAADSINPIDPLAEVRNAYFKANVFEISAVMEYHFLDYLHPQSAFRFSPYGFFGIGYSLISGNGAFNYDGDDERGKYAVSTPIIPFGIGMKYKLTNNWILGAEMGFRPTFSDLVDRLDSKPRFQRNPDTGQVDPPSQVGGFYYGNYSDRDWYYFLGVTLSYSITSVKCYAY, encoded by the coding sequence TTGAAAAAAGTCAACTTTAGTCTCCTTGTATTATTCATGACACTTGGCCTCTATGGCTCAATGTCTTTTGCAGAATTAAAAGCTCAAAAATATGAATTTGGAGGGGGCTTAGGAATGGCGACTTACACAGGTGATATTGTCCGAAGGTTGGACAAAGGAAATGTTGGGATTCAAGGAACGTTATTTGGCAGACGAAATTTTGACAATGTATGGTCACTTAGGGCTGGTCTTTCTTATGGAAGAATCAGTGCCGCAGACAGCATCAATCCAATTGATCCACTTGCGGAAGTGCGCAACGCCTATTTTAAGGCAAATGTATTTGAGATCTCTGCCGTGATGGAGTATCATTTTCTGGATTATCTACATCCGCAATCGGCCTTCAGATTTTCTCCATATGGTTTCTTTGGAATAGGCTATTCGCTTATTTCTGGAAATGGTGCTTTCAATTATGATGGAGATGACGAAAGAGGCAAGTATGCAGTTTCTACTCCCATAATTCCTTTTGGTATTGGGATGAAATATAAGCTTACCAATAATTGGATTTTAGGAGCGGAAATGGGCTTTAGGCCCACCTTTAGTGACTTAGTAGATCGCTTGGACAGCAAACCTAGATTTCAAAGGAACCCTGACACGGGGCAAGTTGACCCTCCTAGTCAAGTTGGGGGTTTTTATTATGGGAACTACAGTGATAGAGACTGGTATTATTTTTTAGGCGTGACTTTGAGTTATTCGATTACTTCAGTCAAATGCTACGCTTATTAA
- a CDS encoding NAD kinase, producing the protein MNIAIHGIGFPKEFVPHIELLIASLKSHNIRIFFTESFSKSLKKNHLKIEGYEPLLPKSLIQEMDFVLSVGGDGTLLDTVCLVGEYEIPIVGINSGRLGFLATVAKENIDLAIEALIAGDFTIENRALVSVHTEKQIFNGVNFGLNEFTIHKRDTSSMITIHTYIDGQYLNSYWADGLIIATPTGSTGYSLSCGGPLITPGARNFVITPVSPHNLNVRPIIISDESEMSFRIEGRGEKFLVSLDSRSTTIDASDELRLKKADFSAKLVKFSSYSFFDTLRQKLNWGFDMRN; encoded by the coding sequence ATGAACATTGCAATTCATGGAATAGGATTTCCCAAAGAATTTGTGCCCCATATTGAGTTGTTGATTGCTAGTTTGAAATCACATAATATTCGCATCTTTTTTACAGAATCTTTTTCAAAGTCACTCAAAAAAAATCATTTGAAAATAGAGGGTTACGAACCTCTTTTACCAAAGAGCCTTATCCAAGAAATGGATTTTGTGCTTTCTGTAGGAGGCGATGGAACCCTCTTGGATACAGTCTGTTTGGTGGGTGAATATGAAATCCCCATCGTGGGAATCAACTCCGGAAGGCTGGGGTTTTTAGCCACAGTGGCAAAAGAAAACATTGATTTGGCCATTGAGGCATTGATAGCTGGTGATTTCACCATAGAAAACCGAGCATTGGTGAGCGTGCATACAGAAAAACAGATTTTCAATGGTGTGAATTTTGGATTGAATGAATTCACGATTCATAAAAGGGATACATCTTCCATGATAACCATTCATACGTATATCGACGGACAGTATCTCAACAGTTATTGGGCTGATGGATTGATTATAGCCACACCTACCGGGTCTACAGGATACTCTTTGAGTTGTGGTGGGCCATTGATCACTCCCGGAGCTCGCAATTTTGTAATCACACCGGTGAGTCCACATAATTTAAATGTGAGGCCCATCATCATTTCAGACGAATCCGAAATGAGTTTTAGAATAGAAGGTAGAGGAGAGAAATTTCTTGTTTCTTTGGATTCCAGATCGACTACGATTGATGCATCTGATGAATTGCGATTAAAAAAAGCGGATTTCTCAGCCAAGCTTGTGAAGTTTTCTAGTTATTCCTTTTTCGACACACTAAGGCAAAAGCTGAATTGGGGCTTTGATATGAGGAATTGA
- a CDS encoding 6-bladed beta-propeller, whose product MSLLMMTNSNLSPQKYLNFFLGLILFCSTVACDNPSSQDIILVDLNTEKLINYSDIFDDLKIVQLDNEVLVGDCDDLLITDNRIIVLDGRISNSVHFFDSNGNLLKSIAAQDGPEVFTSPSTISLINKNTEVLVTDGMSFNCYVYDLSGNFVRQVQTNGSVKGCFFATS is encoded by the coding sequence ATGTCTTTATTAATGATGACTAATTCCAATTTAAGCCCCCAAAAATATTTGAATTTTTTTTTGGGGTTGATTTTATTTTGCAGCACAGTAGCTTGTGATAATCCTTCATCTCAAGATATTATTCTTGTTGACTTGAATACAGAGAAATTAATTAATTACTCAGATATATTTGATGACTTAAAGATCGTCCAACTTGATAATGAAGTTTTAGTTGGTGATTGTGATGATTTGCTAATAACTGATAATAGAATAATTGTTTTGGATGGTAGAATATCCAATTCGGTTCATTTTTTTGATTCCAATGGGAATTTATTAAAATCTATCGCAGCCCAAGATGGCCCAGAAGTATTTACTTCCCCAAGCACCATTTCTCTAATCAATAAAAATACAGAAGTATTAGTAACAGATGGAATGAGCTTTAATTGTTATGTCTATGATTTAAGTGGAAACTTTGTTAGACAAGTTCAGACAAATGGTTCGGTAAAGGGCTGCTTTTTTGCGACAAGTTAA
- a CDS encoding IS3 family transposase, whose amino-acid sequence MQEVFPKLSYAKTCKLVSCSRTNKYYKKVMPEKDVVVKEAISSVIGTSRLGRRKVIVKVQKKYPGIGAAKIRRVYEKEGFSLYKRMKKRRIDNPANPIEVPLAANVEWAMDFMSDSLASGKKFRTLNIVDQYNRKCLEIGINYSLPSRKVIEILERTIIEHGKPLGIRTDNGPEFTSCLFQIWLDKNDIEWIKIQKGKPQQNAIVERFNRTYREDILDANLFFSLDHVYEVTQPWKEDYNQERPHESLNYCTPNEYAA is encoded by the coding sequence GTGCAAGAAGTTTTTCCTAAGTTAAGTTATGCTAAGACGTGTAAGTTGGTTAGTTGCTCAAGAACAAATAAGTATTACAAAAAAGTAATGCCTGAGAAGGATGTCGTGGTTAAAGAGGCTATTTCAAGTGTGATTGGTACGAGTCGATTAGGGCGAAGAAAAGTAATTGTAAAAGTGCAAAAGAAGTATCCGGGTATTGGAGCAGCAAAAATCAGACGTGTTTACGAAAAGGAAGGTTTTTCACTGTATAAGCGAATGAAGAAAAGACGCATTGATAATCCTGCAAATCCGATTGAAGTACCATTAGCTGCAAATGTAGAATGGGCAATGGATTTCATGTCTGATTCACTGGCAAGTGGTAAAAAGTTCAGAACACTCAATATTGTCGATCAATACAATCGAAAATGCCTAGAAATAGGCATAAACTACTCACTTCCATCAAGAAAAGTGATTGAAATCTTAGAAAGAACCATTATTGAGCACGGAAAACCTTTAGGAATTAGAACCGACAATGGACCAGAGTTTACATCGTGTTTATTTCAAATCTGGCTAGACAAAAACGATATAGAGTGGATAAAAATCCAGAAAGGGAAGCCACAACAGAACGCTATCGTTGAGCGATTTAACAGGACTTACCGCGAAGACATTCTTGATGCTAACTTATTCTTTTCATTGGATCATGTCTATGAAGTAACTCAACCCTGGAAAGAAGATTACAACCAAGAAAGACCCCACGAGTCCCTGAACTATTGTACACCAAATGAATACGCGGCATGA
- a CDS encoding transposase, which yields MKKSKFTEAQILKVLKTQEEGKKVSEICREFGISEPTFYNWKSRYGGMTLSELQRVKELEAENARLKRLVADLSLDNQVLKEINSKKW from the coding sequence ATGAAAAAGTCAAAGTTTACAGAAGCACAGATCTTGAAAGTGCTAAAAACCCAAGAGGAGGGAAAAAAGGTAAGTGAGATCTGCCGCGAGTTCGGTATTTCAGAGCCAACATTTTACAATTGGAAGAGCCGATATGGCGGAATGACATTGTCTGAGCTACAGCGCGTTAAAGAGCTGGAGGCTGAAAATGCACGCTTAAAGCGGTTAGTTGCAGATTTATCTTTAGACAACCAAGTGCTTAAAGAGATTAACTCAAAAAAGTGGTAA
- a CDS encoding OmpH family outer membrane protein, translated as MKKVINLLLLSGIFFLTIGTHQVSAQKWGYIDSEYILNKHPDYKLVQNELEALKTEWQKEAQNLEREVREMLTTLKAEEVLLTEEMYQERMAAIEAKQKSAVAFNNQVFGINGQYYQKQTELLQPLQSKIFDAIDRVAKRNGLAALHDKAATMGLIYTDPRHDYSEFVLEELGIENK; from the coding sequence ATGAAAAAGGTTATCAATTTGTTACTTTTGTCAGGTATATTTTTCCTGACAATAGGTACACATCAAGTGTCCGCTCAAAAATGGGGTTATATAGATTCAGAGTATATTCTGAACAAACATCCTGACTACAAGCTTGTTCAGAATGAATTAGAAGCACTCAAAACGGAGTGGCAAAAAGAGGCACAAAATTTGGAAAGAGAAGTAAGAGAAATGCTTACAACACTCAAAGCAGAGGAAGTTTTATTGACAGAGGAGATGTATCAAGAGCGTATGGCGGCCATAGAGGCAAAGCAAAAAAGCGCCGTAGCATTCAACAATCAGGTATTTGGTATCAATGGTCAGTATTACCAAAAACAAACAGAATTGCTTCAGCCCTTGCAATCCAAAATCTTTGATGCGATCGATCGAGTAGCAAAGAGAAATGGATTGGCAGCCTTGCATGACAAAGCAGCAACTATGGGCTTGATTTATACAGATCCCCGTCATGACTACTCTGAATTTGTCTTGGAAGAATTAGGAATAGAAAACAAATAA
- a CDS encoding isoprenyl transferase has translation MKESIDSTKIPQHIAIIMDGNGRWAQKKGAMRVFGHKHALAAVRDTIEAADDLGVKIVTLYAFSTENWSRPADEVSALMEIMINSFISELPRMVKNNVRLTAIGDIQSLPEGMQKNLRNTVETTKNNTGVRVNLALSYSGRWEIEQAVKNIAKKVVDGQMTVEEINQEAIASHLNTNDMPDPELLIRTSGELRISNFLLWQMAYTELYFTDVLWPDFRKEHLEAAILDYQKRERRFGKTGTQIKS, from the coding sequence ATGAAGGAATCAATAGACAGTACAAAAATCCCTCAACACATCGCGATAATCATGGACGGCAATGGGCGTTGGGCTCAGAAAAAGGGTGCTATGAGAGTTTTTGGTCATAAGCATGCCTTGGCAGCTGTGAGAGACACCATAGAAGCTGCGGACGATTTAGGTGTAAAAATAGTGACACTCTATGCTTTTTCGACAGAAAACTGGTCTAGACCAGCGGATGAAGTGAGTGCCTTGATGGAAATCATGATCAATAGCTTTATCAGTGAACTTCCTAGGATGGTAAAAAACAATGTCCGTCTGACGGCCATTGGAGATATTCAGAGCTTACCCGAGGGGATGCAAAAAAATCTTAGAAATACAGTAGAAACCACCAAAAATAATACTGGTGTTCGAGTAAATTTAGCCTTGAGCTATAGCGGAAGGTGGGAAATTGAGCAAGCGGTAAAAAACATTGCCAAAAAAGTAGTTGATGGTCAGATGACCGTAGAAGAAATCAATCAGGAAGCGATTGCTTCCCATTTGAATACCAATGATATGCCTGATCCAGAATTGCTGATCAGGACAAGTGGAGAACTGAGAATCAGTAATTTCCTCCTTTGGCAAATGGCCTATACAGAGCTGTATTTTACAGATGTGTTGTGGCCGGATTTCAGAAAAGAGCATTTAGAGGCTGCTATTCTGGACTATCAAAAAAGAGAGCGAAGGTTTGGTAAAACCGGAACTCAGATTAAATCATAA
- a CDS encoding anthranilate synthase component II: MLLLIDNFDSFSHILADYFRQSGKELKIVRNDVDLNSIKDEEFEGVILSPGPESPDKAGNLMEILRYYHDKLPILGVCLGHQAIGEFFGAALVKGKVPVHGKVHRVRKCASHPIFDSLPAEFEVTRYHSLILEELPDCLEKILETSQGEIMAIAHRHLPIVGIQYHPEAHLTEFGLEVIRNWAGMKG, encoded by the coding sequence ATGCTCCTCTTAATTGACAATTTTGATTCGTTTTCTCATATTTTGGCAGATTACTTTCGGCAGTCGGGTAAAGAATTGAAGATTGTCAGAAATGATGTTGATCTCAATTCTATCAAGGATGAAGAATTTGAGGGAGTCATTTTATCTCCAGGACCCGAATCTCCTGACAAGGCGGGGAATTTGATGGAAATCTTACGCTACTATCATGACAAACTCCCTATTTTGGGTGTGTGCTTAGGTCATCAGGCTATTGGAGAGTTTTTTGGAGCTGCATTAGTGAAAGGCAAAGTTCCGGTACACGGTAAGGTTCACCGAGTGAGAAAATGTGCATCCCATCCGATTTTTGATTCGCTCCCGGCAGAATTTGAGGTGACTAGATATCACTCGTTGATCTTGGAAGAACTTCCAGACTGTTTAGAAAAAATCTTGGAGACGTCTCAAGGAGAAATCATGGCCATCGCTCATCGGCACCTTCCCATCGTAGGAATTCAGTATCATCCTGAGGCGCATTTGACGGAGTTTGGTTTAGAGGTGATTAGGAATTGGGCAGGAATGAAAGGTTAA
- a CDS encoding CBS domain-containing protein, translated as MQAYEFINNLIPPLKVTDNTKKALAWMEEIRINVLPVVDDTQFKGLITDDLIYTLNDPTLKVGDIETEGIACFVYQDKHIYDVLRVASEHHSNMVAVLDRDLKYQGVITMEDAISAFADSFSIQSQGAVVVLSMFMTDYSMYEIARVIESENAKILSSFISVDPLDDSKIKVTLKLDKTELRHIKATLERFGYRIIDHYQEENEPDKEQDRIGNLLRFLDI; from the coding sequence ATGCAGGCATACGAATTTATCAACAATCTTATTCCCCCATTGAAAGTGACTGACAATACCAAAAAGGCTTTGGCTTGGATGGAGGAGATCCGTATCAATGTTTTGCCTGTTGTAGATGACACTCAATTCAAGGGGTTGATCACAGACGACTTGATTTACACGCTTAATGACCCCACACTTAAAGTTGGGGACATTGAAACGGAAGGAATCGCTTGTTTTGTGTACCAAGACAAGCACATTTATGATGTCCTTCGAGTAGCCTCTGAGCATCATTCTAATATGGTGGCAGTTTTGGATCGAGACCTCAAGTACCAAGGAGTAATCACGATGGAAGATGCTATTTCAGCCTTTGCTGACAGTTTTTCAATTCAATCACAAGGCGCTGTGGTGGTTTTGTCCATGTTTATGACAGACTACAGCATGTATGAAATCGCCAGAGTGATAGAATCTGAAAATGCGAAAATCCTGTCCAGCTTTATCTCAGTAGATCCGCTTGATGACAGTAAAATCAAAGTAACATTGAAATTAGACAAAACTGAGTTGAGACATATCAAAGCTACCTTAGAGCGCTTTGGATATAGAATTATTGACCATTACCAAGAAGAAAACGAACCTGACAAAGAACAGGACCGCATAGGAAATCTTTTAAGATTTTTGGACATCTAA
- a CDS encoding OmpH family outer membrane protein, which translates to MMKAKFILSAIAIFCVGFVAQAQDVKIGYTNVELIMDLMPEMEQIGADIQDYSQQLQTQIQTKSADFQRQVQAYQQAAQTMTEEARNAKEQELTKVQQDLQKYQQDSEVSYQRKLQELLDPVQTKVFNAINAVAAENNYTHVFAESAGQSPILLYTRDEDKFTELVLAKLGIELPEGGAPGQQ; encoded by the coding sequence ATGATGAAAGCAAAATTTATCCTTTCAGCAATTGCAATCTTTTGCGTAGGATTCGTAGCACAGGCTCAAGATGTGAAAATTGGCTATACCAATGTAGAATTGATTATGGATTTGATGCCAGAAATGGAACAAATAGGTGCGGATATTCAAGATTATTCACAACAGTTACAGACTCAAATTCAAACTAAAAGCGCAGATTTCCAAAGACAAGTTCAGGCTTATCAGCAAGCAGCTCAAACGATGACAGAGGAAGCTAGAAACGCTAAAGAGCAGGAATTGACAAAAGTTCAGCAAGATCTTCAAAAATATCAGCAAGACTCTGAAGTTTCTTACCAAAGAAAATTGCAGGAGCTCTTAGATCCTGTTCAGACTAAGGTTTTCAATGCGATCAATGCAGTAGCAGCTGAAAACAACTATACGCATGTATTTGCAGAGTCAGCAGGTCAATCACCTATATTGCTTTACACAAGAGACGAAGACAAATTCACTGAATTAGTTCTTGCCAAATTAGGTATTGAATTACCAGAAGGTGGAGCTCCAGGACAGCAATAA
- a CDS encoding aminotransferase class I/II-fold pyridoxal phosphate-dependent enzyme, producing the protein MLNIEFIIIETNPQYMMKLWRNINYFKDLLLSNGFNIGSPTSAIIPVKIGDINKTLLVGKLLLEKGIHANPIMYPAVAKKDARIRFNLTANHELDHLDKAVMALIQINEIINIK; encoded by the coding sequence TTGTTAAATATTGAATTTATTATCATAGAAACAAATCCTCAATACATGATGAAATTGTGGAGAAACATTAATTATTTTAAGGATTTGTTATTATCTAATGGATTTAATATTGGTTCTCCGACTTCGGCAATTATTCCTGTAAAAATTGGTGATATAAATAAAACATTATTGGTTGGGAAATTATTACTAGAAAAGGGAATACATGCCAATCCCATAATGTATCCTGCAGTGGCAAAAAAAGACGCTAGAATTAGATTTAATTTAACAGCAAATCATGAATTAGATCATCTAGATAAGGCTGTCATGGCATTAATTCAAATAAATGAAATTATAAATATCAAATAA
- a CDS encoding BamA/OMP85 family outer membrane protein, which produces MKKYFIILAFLLVAGSLQAQIRLGQSRYTSSKPVDILELNYSKPQQYRIAEIKAVGLATLDEIAIISLSGLRVDDRINVPGDAISNALKKLWGQGIIGDVKILVTKIEGDDIYLLLDLTERPRFSRVEFSGVNKTQESELKDKVNIRGRVVRDDVLNTSQRNIRQYFVDKGFLNTEVRVVQERDTTLPNSVKLKFDVDTKSKVKINEVIVDGNEEISDRKVKGKLKGTKEHPRLHFFRDVYSRLTNTTPKSAKEAIVYRNPVSDEEVLTYMNKNFKLNFFNASKFVTKDFREDKTKVIDFYNSKGFRDAEILSDTVYKYSENTVNVGLKIEEGKKYYYRNIDFTGNYIYSDSILMAKLGIEKGDPYNKEKLSTRLNYDPAKGDDISSIYQDDGYLFFNIDPVEVNVQNDSIDIELRIIEGPQVTVNSVTIEGNERTSDHVVMREIRILPGQKFNRSLLVRTIRELSQLGYFDPENIEPDMRPNFEDATVDIVFKLEERPNDQVELSGGWGGFFGFVGTVGLVFNNFSIKNIGNFDKWRPLPVGDGQKLSLRVQANGRSFQNYSASLTEPWFGGKKPNALSLSFNHSVQRQIAFPGFGGQLNQNPFGGDGGSFSITGATLGLAKRVTWPDDYFMISNSIQYQVYNFDRFGQRFGLTYDTGKSNSIALNTTITRNNVDNPIYPRMGSNISLATSFTPPYSSLNRNINRESPDQERFKWLEYHKWMFDATFYTPVFGSNKWVVSARTHMGFLGSYGSRIGVIPLERFVMGGDGMNFNNFALGQEIIGLRGYENQTITPGAATRFDPNSTQGYGGIVYNKYVMELRFLVSPNPSATIFLLGFAEAGNNWGSYAEYNPYILYKSAGFGARIFMPAFGLLGIDWGYGFDDAPGTNQRSGPQFHFTIGQQFR; this is translated from the coding sequence ATGAAAAAGTATTTTATTATCCTAGCTTTCCTCCTTGTGGCAGGTTCACTTCAAGCTCAGATTCGTTTGGGTCAGAGTCGCTACACCTCCTCCAAGCCGGTGGATATTTTGGAACTTAATTATTCAAAACCTCAACAGTATAGGATAGCTGAAATTAAGGCAGTGGGTTTAGCCACGCTTGATGAGATTGCGATTATTTCACTTTCTGGATTGCGCGTAGATGATAGGATCAATGTACCTGGCGATGCCATTTCTAATGCTTTGAAAAAACTTTGGGGACAGGGTATCATTGGAGATGTCAAAATTTTGGTAACCAAAATTGAAGGAGATGATATTTATCTTCTCCTAGATTTGACAGAAAGGCCGAGGTTTAGTAGGGTAGAGTTTTCTGGTGTCAACAAGACACAAGAAAGTGAATTGAAGGATAAAGTAAATATCAGAGGACGTGTAGTAAGAGATGATGTATTGAATACATCTCAGCGTAATATCCGTCAATATTTTGTGGATAAAGGTTTTCTCAATACTGAAGTCAGAGTTGTGCAGGAAAGAGATACCACTTTGCCAAATAGTGTAAAGCTAAAATTTGATGTTGATACAAAATCAAAAGTTAAAATCAATGAAGTCATTGTAGATGGGAATGAAGAGATCAGTGATAGAAAAGTAAAAGGAAAACTAAAAGGCACTAAAGAGCATCCGAGGTTGCATTTTTTCAGAGATGTGTACAGCCGATTGACCAATACAACTCCTAAATCTGCCAAAGAGGCTATCGTGTACAGAAACCCTGTTTCTGACGAAGAGGTTTTGACTTACATGAATAAAAATTTCAAACTGAATTTCTTCAATGCCTCTAAATTTGTCACGAAAGATTTTAGAGAAGATAAGACAAAGGTCATAGATTTTTATAATTCCAAAGGTTTCCGAGACGCTGAAATCCTCTCTGATACTGTTTATAAGTATTCTGAGAATACAGTTAATGTAGGCCTAAAAATTGAAGAGGGAAAGAAATACTATTATAGAAATATTGATTTTACGGGTAACTATATTTACTCAGATAGCATCTTAATGGCTAAGTTAGGAATTGAGAAAGGTGACCCCTACAATAAAGAAAAATTAAGTACAAGATTGAATTATGATCCAGCGAAGGGTGATGATATATCTTCCATTTATCAAGATGACGGATACCTATTTTTCAACATTGATCCAGTGGAGGTGAATGTACAAAATGACTCCATAGACATCGAACTTAGAATTATAGAAGGTCCTCAAGTCACGGTAAACTCTGTAACTATAGAAGGAAATGAAAGGACCTCTGACCATGTAGTGATGCGAGAGATTAGGATCTTACCTGGACAAAAATTCAATAGAAGTTTATTGGTTAGAACCATTCGGGAACTCTCACAATTAGGATATTTTGATCCTGAGAATATTGAGCCGGATATGCGTCCTAATTTTGAGGATGCTACAGTAGATATTGTCTTTAAATTAGAAGAAAGACCAAATGATCAGGTAGAATTGTCTGGTGGATGGGGAGGTTTCTTCGGTTTTGTAGGAACCGTTGGGTTGGTTTTCAATAATTTCTCTATCAAAAACATTGGTAATTTCGATAAGTGGAGACCACTTCCTGTGGGAGACGGACAGAAACTTTCCTTGAGGGTTCAGGCAAATGGTAGGTCTTTCCAAAACTACAGTGCCTCCCTTACCGAACCTTGGTTTGGAGGTAAGAAACCAAATGCACTTAGCTTAAGCTTTAACCATTCGGTACAAAGACAGATAGCATTTCCAGGGTTTGGAGGGCAATTAAATCAAAACCCATTTGGTGGTGACGGCGGATCATTTAGCATTACAGGAGCTACGCTAGGTTTGGCTAAAAGAGTCACTTGGCCTGATGATTACTTTATGATAAGTAACTCCATACAATATCAAGTTTACAATTTTGACAGGTTTGGACAGAGATTTGGTCTCACATATGATACAGGTAAATCTAATAGTATAGCTTTAAATACAACGATCACTAGAAATAATGTGGATAACCCCATCTACCCGAGAATGGGTTCTAATATCTCGTTAGCTACATCCTTTACTCCTCCATACTCTTCGCTGAATAGAAATATTAATCGAGAATCTCCTGATCAGGAAAGGTTCAAGTGGTTAGAATATCACAAGTGGATGTTTGACGCAACTTTCTACACTCCTGTATTCGGGTCTAACAAATGGGTAGTAAGTGCAAGGACACATATGGGCTTCTTAGGTTCCTATGGAAGTAGAATTGGAGTGATTCCACTGGAAAGGTTTGTGATGGGAGGAGATGGCATGAATTTCAATAACTTTGCGTTAGGACAAGAAATTATAGGTTTGAGAGGATACGAAAACCAGACTATTACTCCAGGTGCTGCGACAAGATTTGATCCAAATTCTACTCAAGGCTATGGTGGTATTGTTTATAACAAATATGTGATGGAGTTGAGATTCTTAGTTTCTCCAAATCCTTCTGCGACAATTTTCCTTCTCGGTTTTGCTGAGGCGGGGAATAACTGGGGATCCTATGCTGAATATAACCCGTACATCCTTTACAAGTCTGCGGGATTTGGTGCAAGGATATTTATGCCGGCATTCGGTCTATTGGGTATTGATTGGGGATATGGATTCGATGATGCTCCTGGAACCAATCAAAGAAGTGGACCACAATTCCACTTCACTATTGGTCAACAATTCAGATAA
- a CDS encoding IS1595-like element ISBeba3 family transposase, giving the protein MNILKFEERFPDEESCISFFKAKREQEGVVCKKCEEKEHYWLHSKSMFQCKSCGFRTSLKSGTVMENSNLSLRKWLMAMTFFSATKQGFTALELQRQMGFSRYQTVFDLCHKIRVIMGKRDDEYKLEDMVEYDEAYITKATAAEKKKSLNRGRGTQQKSTVAVMAESTILEDPKTKKLSKSCRYFKMKKIEDLKAKTAEKLIKDFINKDAVLQTDDSTTYAKFEDFVDVHVTELSSTKEGRFNLKWAHTAISNLKSDLRKYKMISERRLQNYIDEFCYKLNRRYFGERLFDRLIIASIQPYWQSSG; this is encoded by the coding sequence ATGAATATTTTGAAGTTTGAAGAGCGCTTTCCAGATGAAGAATCCTGTATTAGCTTTTTCAAAGCTAAACGAGAGCAGGAAGGCGTGGTTTGCAAAAAGTGCGAGGAAAAAGAGCACTATTGGCTCCACAGTAAAAGTATGTTTCAATGCAAAAGTTGCGGATTCCGTACCAGTTTGAAAAGTGGGACTGTGATGGAAAACAGCAACTTGTCACTCCGTAAGTGGTTGATGGCCATGACCTTCTTTAGTGCCACTAAGCAGGGGTTTACCGCTCTTGAACTCCAGCGACAAATGGGGTTTAGTCGCTACCAAACCGTCTTTGATTTATGCCATAAGATTCGTGTAATCATGGGTAAGCGGGATGATGAATATAAACTGGAAGACATGGTAGAATATGATGAAGCTTACATCACCAAGGCAACCGCAGCAGAGAAAAAGAAGTCTCTCAATCGGGGCCGAGGAACCCAGCAGAAGTCCACAGTTGCTGTGATGGCTGAATCAACCATTCTGGAGGATCCTAAAACAAAGAAGTTATCCAAAAGCTGCCGATACTTCAAGATGAAGAAAATAGAGGACTTAAAGGCCAAAACGGCAGAGAAACTGATTAAAGACTTCATCAATAAAGATGCTGTTCTTCAAACCGATGACAGTACCACTTACGCTAAGTTTGAAGACTTCGTGGATGTTCATGTCACTGAATTATCTTCAACAAAAGAGGGTAGATTCAACCTTAAATGGGCTCATACAGCAATCAGTAACCTCAAAAGTGATCTTAGAAAGTATAAAATGATATCAGAAAGAAGGCTTCAGAACTACATCGACGAGTTTTGCTACAAACTAAACCGAAGATACTTTGGAGAAAGACTCTTTGACCGACTTATTATTGCTTCTATCCAACCCTACTGGCAAAGTAGCGGATAA